A window from Chromatiaceae bacterium encodes these proteins:
- the lipB gene encoding lipoyl(octanoyl) transferase LipB yields MSDKPLIVRHLGLRDYRLTWQAMRDFTDARTEHTPSEFWIVEHPPVFTQGQAGRPEHVLDPGDIPVVHSDRGGQVTYHGPGQLVIYLLLGLRETGLGVRGLVSRIEQSIIELLAARDIAASARADAPGVYVDGRKIASLGLRVRRGYTYHGLALNVTNALEPFRRINPCGHAGLEVTSTQVLGMDEQPASLGDELASRLARALDYRVQPG; encoded by the coding sequence CTCGGATTGCGTGACTACCGGTTGACCTGGCAGGCGATGCGCGACTTCACAGACGCGCGCACCGAGCACACTCCGTCGGAGTTCTGGATCGTCGAACATCCGCCGGTGTTCACCCAGGGACAGGCTGGGCGGCCGGAACACGTACTGGATCCCGGCGACATCCCGGTCGTACACAGCGACCGCGGCGGTCAAGTGACCTATCACGGACCGGGACAGCTGGTGATCTACCTGTTGCTGGGATTGCGCGAGACGGGACTCGGCGTGCGCGGCCTGGTGAGTCGGATCGAGCAGTCGATCATCGAACTCCTGGCGGCGCGTGATATCGCCGCGTCGGCACGTGCCGATGCCCCCGGTGTCTATGTCGATGGGCGCAAGATCGCGTCACTCGGACTGCGGGTGCGACGCGGTTACACCTATCACGGTCTCGCGCTCAACGTGACCAACGCGCTGGAACCGTTCCGACGCATCAACCCGTGTGGCCACGCAGGACTCGAGGTCACCAGCACGCAGGTGCTCGGCATGGACGAGCAGCCGGCATCGCTCGGCGACGAACTGGCTTCCCGCCTGGCGCGCGCGCTGGACTACCGCGTACAACCAGGGTAG
- a CDS encoding MarR family transcriptional regulator — MEVPEAMLVALRRVIRAIDLHSRSLVQSHGLTGPQSLVLREAIAARGLTAGDLARRVSVSQATITDVVKRLESKGLVRRTQDKVDRRRVLITATARGSKLYAAAPPLLQETFVQRFAALRSWEQNMLLASVQRIAELMDAEQLDAAPVLASGALAATSDSAD, encoded by the coding sequence ATGGAGGTGCCGGAGGCCATGTTGGTGGCCCTGCGCCGAGTAATCAGGGCGATCGACCTGCATTCGCGCAGCCTGGTGCAAAGCCATGGGTTGACCGGTCCGCAGTCGCTGGTGCTGCGCGAGGCGATCGCTGCACGCGGGTTGACGGCCGGGGATCTGGCCCGGCGCGTCAGCGTCAGCCAGGCGACGATCACTGATGTCGTGAAACGCCTGGAATCGAAAGGTCTGGTACGCCGCACGCAGGACAAGGTCGACCGAAGACGTGTGCTGATCACCGCGACCGCACGAGGCAGCAAGCTGTACGCCGCGGCACCTCCGCTGTTGCAGGAGACTTTCGTGCAGCGATTCGCGGCGCTGCGAAGTTGGGAGCAAAACATGCTGCTGGCTTCGGTGCAGCGCATCGCGGAACTGATGGATGCCGAACAGCTCGATGCGGCACCGGTACTCGCCAGTGGTGCATTGGCGGCGACCAGCGACAGTGCAGACTGA
- a CDS encoding N-acetylglutaminylglutamine amidotransferase — protein MCGISGEIRFDGSLPSVESIARMNRVLFPRGPDGSGIHQSGALAVGHQRLKILDLSEHAQQPMIDSELGLGIVFNGCIYNFRDLRVQLQGLGYRFFSSGDTEVILKAYAAWGTACVDRFHGMFAFAIWERDSGRLILARDRLGIKPLYYTELDNGLRFASTLPALLASGGIDTTIDPVALHHYMSFHAVVPAPHTILNGVRKLPPATVRVIDAGGRSRDHCYWRLHYGPRAEERDLSYGDWQEITLNALRRAVERRLVADVPVGVLLSGGLDSSLIVGLLAEQGQRGLNTFSVGFEAVDDEAGDEFQYSDIVAQHFATEHHQIRVDSGRLLPALGDCIRSMSEPMVSHDVIGFYLLSEHVAQHVKVVQSGQGADEVFAGYHWYPPLLESEQPVDDYSRVFFDRDHAEFLAAVDPGFAGDDHSRTFVERHFAQPGANRAIDKALRLDTQIMLVDDPVKRVDNMTMAWGLEARVPFLDHELVELAARIPAQYKIADGGKGVVKEAARTVIPAAVIDRPKGYFPVPALKYLEGPYLAFVREALDRPAARQRGLFRDDYLDRLMADPKRHITPLRGSKVWQIALLELWLQAHGI, from the coding sequence ATGTGCGGTATATCCGGTGAAATCCGCTTCGACGGCAGCCTGCCGTCGGTAGAGTCCATCGCGCGAATGAATCGCGTCCTGTTTCCCCGCGGTCCTGACGGCAGTGGCATCCATCAGTCGGGGGCCCTGGCGGTTGGGCACCAACGCCTCAAGATCCTCGACCTCTCGGAACACGCACAGCAGCCGATGATCGATAGCGAACTCGGTCTCGGCATCGTGTTCAATGGATGCATCTACAACTTCCGCGACCTTCGCGTGCAACTCCAAGGTCTCGGATACCGCTTCTTCTCTTCGGGCGACACCGAGGTGATCCTGAAGGCCTACGCGGCCTGGGGCACCGCCTGTGTCGACCGGTTCCACGGCATGTTCGCGTTCGCGATCTGGGAACGCGACAGCGGCCGACTGATCCTCGCCCGCGACAGGCTCGGCATCAAGCCGCTGTATTACACCGAACTCGACAACGGCCTGCGCTTCGCCTCGACCCTGCCGGCGCTGCTGGCCAGCGGGGGGATCGATACCACGATCGACCCGGTCGCGCTGCATCATTACATGAGCTTCCATGCGGTGGTGCCGGCACCGCATACGATCCTCAATGGCGTACGCAAACTGCCACCCGCCACCGTCAGGGTGATTGACGCCGGCGGCCGCAGTCGCGATCACTGCTACTGGCGGTTGCATTATGGACCACGCGCCGAAGAACGCGACCTGAGTTATGGCGATTGGCAGGAGATCACCCTGAATGCACTGCGCCGGGCGGTCGAACGCCGCCTGGTGGCCGATGTCCCGGTCGGTGTCCTGCTATCGGGAGGACTCGATTCCAGCCTGATCGTCGGACTGCTCGCTGAACAGGGCCAGCGCGGACTGAATACCTTCTCGGTCGGATTCGAGGCGGTCGACGACGAAGCCGGTGATGAATTCCAATACTCCGATATCGTCGCGCAGCATTTCGCCACCGAACACCACCAGATCCGCGTCGATTCCGGTCGCCTGCTACCGGCACTTGGTGATTGCATCCGCTCGATGAGTGAGCCGATGGTCAGCCACGACGTGATCGGGTTCTACCTGCTGTCCGAGCACGTCGCCCAGCACGTCAAGGTGGTGCAGAGCGGTCAGGGTGCAGACGAGGTATTCGCCGGATACCACTGGTATCCGCCGCTGCTCGAGAGTGAGCAGCCGGTCGACGACTACTCGCGCGTGTTCTTCGATCGCGACCATGCGGAGTTCCTCGCGGCCGTCGACCCGGGGTTCGCAGGCGATGATCACAGCCGTACCTTCGTTGAACGCCATTTTGCGCAACCCGGGGCGAACCGCGCGATCGACAAGGCACTGCGCCTGGACACCCAGATCATGCTGGTCGACGACCCGGTCAAACGGGTCGACAACATGACCATGGCCTGGGGGCTCGAGGCCCGGGTACCCTTTCTCGACCACGAACTGGTCGAACTCGCGGCGCGGATTCCGGCACAGTACAAGATCGCCGACGGCGGCAAGGGCGTCGTCAAGGAGGCCGCGCGCACGGTGATTCCGGCCGCGGTGATCGACCGGCCCAAGGGCTATTTCCCGGTACCGGCACTGAAATATCTGGAAGGACCCTACCTGGCCTTTGTGCGCGAGGCACTGGACCGCCCCGCAGCCAGGCAGCGCGGGCTGTTCCGCGACGACTACCTGGACAGGCTGATGGCGGATCCGAAGCGCCATATCACGCCGTTGCGCGGTTCCAAGGTGTGGCAGATCGCGCTGCTCGAGTTGTGGCTGCAGGCGCACGGAATCTGA